Proteins encoded by one window of Polyodon spathula isolate WHYD16114869_AA chromosome 16, ASM1765450v1, whole genome shotgun sequence:
- the LOC121328513 gene encoding trypsin-like isoform X2, which translates to MNQFLIIKLIFLKLLAVNCQDISTGRIIGGYVPAPHSIRYIVSIQTTGGAHFCGGSLINRYWVLTAAHCNIGCDQMVIVAGDYSLNTYDGTEQYFQPLRMISHPQYDNKTNNADIMLIKLKKPVKLNGYVTIVALPRHEASLSEGRVCRVSGWGYTSTAGGQIPNTLRTVKLPIVSSSRGTQAVRWFVKAGYMALCPGETAARTLDTLESTQLWLHLEDGSTELSSAPMADVPSSSLVFVYCESKVIQETGTGFIEGK; encoded by the exons ATGAACCAATTTCTCATCATAAAACTGATCTTCCTAAAGCTGCTTGCTGTGAACT GTCAAGACATTAGCACGGGTCGCATCATAGGAGGCTATGTCCCTGCGCCTCATTCAATCAGGTACATCGTGTCAATACAGACGACAGGAGGGGCACACTTTTGTGGAGGATCGTTAATAAACAGATATTGGGTTTTGACGGCAGCCCACTGCAATATTGG ATGTGACCAGATGGTAATAGTTGCAGGAGACTATTCACTTAATACGTATGACGGCACTGAGCAATACTTTCAACCTCTGCGTATGATCTCTCATCCACAATACGACAACAAAACCAACAATGCAGACATAATGCTCATTAAG CTCAAGAAGCCGGTGAAACTCAATGGCTATGTTACGATTGTGGCTCTGCCTCGCCATGAAGCTTCCCTTTCTGAAGGGCGTGTCTGCAGGGTGTCAGGGTGGGGCTACACCAGCACTGCAGGAGGACAGATTCCCAACACACTGAGGACTGTCAAGCTACCCATCGTGTCATCCTCCAG GGGGACTCAGGCGGTCCGCTGGTTTGTGAAGGCCGGGTATATGGCATTGTGTCCTGGGGAAACGGCTGCGCGGACCCTCGATACCCTGGAGTCTACACAGCTGTGGCTGCATTTAGAAGATGGATCGACAGAACTATCTTCAGCTCCAATGGCAGATGTCCCCAGCAGTAGCTTAGTATTTGTGTACTGTGAAAGTAAAGTGATCCAGGAAACAGGTACAGGTTTCATTGAAGGGAAATAA
- the LOC121328513 gene encoding trypsin-3-like isoform X1, with the protein MNQFLIIKLIFLKLLAVNCQDISTGRIIGGYVPAPHSIRYIVSIQTTGGAHFCGGSLINRYWVLTAAHCNIGCDQMVIVAGDYSLNTYDGTEQYFQPLRMISHPQYDNKTNNADIMLIKLKKPVKLNGYVTIVALPRHEASLSEGRVCRVSGWGYTSTAGGQIPNTLRTVKLPIVSSSRCNSTEAFNGNITYSMICAGYSLGGKDACKGDSGGPLVCEGRVYGIVSWGNGCADPRYPGVYTAVAAFRRWIDRTIFSSNGRCPQQ; encoded by the exons ATGAACCAATTTCTCATCATAAAACTGATCTTCCTAAAGCTGCTTGCTGTGAACT GTCAAGACATTAGCACGGGTCGCATCATAGGAGGCTATGTCCCTGCGCCTCATTCAATCAGGTACATCGTGTCAATACAGACGACAGGAGGGGCACACTTTTGTGGAGGATCGTTAATAAACAGATATTGGGTTTTGACGGCAGCCCACTGCAATATTGG ATGTGACCAGATGGTAATAGTTGCAGGAGACTATTCACTTAATACGTATGACGGCACTGAGCAATACTTTCAACCTCTGCGTATGATCTCTCATCCACAATACGACAACAAAACCAACAATGCAGACATAATGCTCATTAAG CTCAAGAAGCCGGTGAAACTCAATGGCTATGTTACGATTGTGGCTCTGCCTCGCCATGAAGCTTCCCTTTCTGAAGGGCGTGTCTGCAGGGTGTCAGGGTGGGGCTACACCAGCACTGCAGGAGGACAGATTCCCAACACACTGAGGACTGTCAAGCTACCCATCGTGTCATCCTCCAGGTGTAACAGCACAGAGGCTTTTAATGGAAACATTACATACAGCATGATCTGTGCCGGCTATAGCTTAGGAGGCAAGGATGCATGCAAG GGGGACTCAGGCGGTCCGCTGGTTTGTGAAGGCCGGGTATATGGCATTGTGTCCTGGGGAAACGGCTGCGCGGACCCTCGATACCCTGGAGTCTACACAGCTGTGGCTGCATTTAGAAGATGGATCGACAGAACTATCTTCAGCTCCAATGGCAGATGTCCCCAGCAGTAG